One segment of Brassica napus cultivar Da-Ae chromosome C3, Da-Ae, whole genome shotgun sequence DNA contains the following:
- the LOC111203663 gene encoding uncharacterized protein LOC111203663, translating to MDYNPYSNYVDLLNSQNENVISLDSPPAPVFRREGTQDSSFGDSSPQRRERRTWSPSDDIVLISSWLNTSKDPVVGNEQKSGHFWNRVAAYFCASPKLAGCEKREPMHCKQRWHKINDLVCKFCGAYESAAREKTSGHNDNDILKRKLDDGAQSSTSHDTVNKTGEADEGTVRPPGVKAAKRLGKKTMKEEKGLSEFKEIWSIKEEDLTRKERIVKMGLLDRLLAKPEPLPEYEESLKKKLISELF from the exons ATGGATTATAATCCATATTCAAATTATGTTGATCTTCTTAATAGTCAAAATGAAAATGTCATTTCTCTAGACTCTCCGCCAGCTCCTGTATTTCGCAGAGAAGGCACTCAAGATTCCAGCTTCGGTGACTCTTCTCCACAGCGTAGAGAAAGAAGGACGTGGTCCCCTTCGGATGATATAGTTCTCATCAGCTCGTGGTTAAACACGAGCAAAGATCCCGTTGTAGGGAATGAGCAAAAGTCAGGTCATTTTTGGAACAGAGTTGCAGCCTACTTTTGCGCCAGTCCGAAGCTTGCAGGCTGTGAAAAAAGAGAGCCAATGCACTGCAAGCAACGGTGGCACAAGATCAACGATCTTGTTTGCAAGTTCTGTGGTGCATATGAATCTGCAGCCAGGGAGAAAACAAGCGGGCACAATGATAATGATATCCTGAA GAGGAAGTTAGATGATGGTGCACAATCATCTACATCTCACGATACTGTGAACAAGACTGGTGAAGCAGATGAGGGAACTGTTCGGCCCCCGGGTGTTAAGGCAGCCAAGAGGCTCGGTAAGAAGACAATGAAAGAGGAGAAAGGGCTGTCGGAGTTTAAGGAGATATGGTCTATTAAAGAAGAGGATTTGACTAGGAAAGAAAGGATCGTGAAGATGGGTCTACTTGACCGTCTACTTGCAAAACCAGAACCACTCCCCGAATATGAAGAGTCTCTAAAGAAGAAGCTCATTAGCGAGCTGTTTTAG
- the LOC106388813 gene encoding putative nuclease HARBI1: MNKSLFMRIVDRLSNEVQFFEQKRDGLRRLSLSPLQKCTAAIRVLAYGTAADMVDEYLRLGETTTRSCVENFVEGIIYLFGDEYLRRPTPADLQRLLDIGEHRGFPGMIGSIDCMHWEWKNCPTAWKGQYSRGSGKPTIVLEAVASYDLWIWHAFFGPPGTLNDINVLDRSPVFDNIIKGQAPQVTYSVNGREYHMTYYLTDGIYPRWTTFIQSIPISQGPKAVLFAQHQEAVRKDVERAFGVLQARFAIVKNPALFWDKVKIGKIMRACIILHNMIVEDERDGYTQFDVSEFQQREDTGSSHVDLTYSTDIPTNIANMMNVRTRIRDRHMHQQLKDDLVEHVWRKFGHDEDNN; the protein is encoded by the coding sequence ATGAACAAATCATTGTTCATGCGTATTGTCGATCGACTCTCTAATGAAGTTCAATTCTTTGAACAAAAGAGAGATGGTCTCAGAAGGCTTAGTCTATCTCCACTCCAAAAGTGTACAGCagccattcgtgtcttggcataTGGTACTGCGGCCGACAtggtcgacgaatacctcagACTCGGTGAAACCACAACTCGGTCATGTGTGGAGAATTTTGTGGAaggaataatttatttattcggGGATGAGTACCTACGAAGACCAACACcagctgatcttcaacgtctacttgatattggagagcatcgtggatttcccgggatgataggaagcatcgattgtatgcattgggagtggaagaattgtcccaccgcttggaaagggcaatattctcgtggttcgggtaaaccaacaatcgttttagaggcggttgcttcgtatgatctctggatatggcatgcgttttttggacctccaggtaccttaaatgatatcaatgttcttgatcgctcacctgtttttgataacataataaagggtcaagctccgcaagtcacttactctgtcaatggaagagagtatcatatgacttactatctcaccgatggtatttacCCGAGATggacaacttttatccaatctattccaatatcacaagggccgaaagcagttttatttgctcaacatcaagaagctgtccgaaaagatgtcgagcgtgcttttggagtcttgcaagctcgctttgccattgttaaaaatccagcacttttttgggataaagtgaaaattgggaagattatgagagcatgtatcatactccataatatgatagtagaagacgaaagagatggatacactcaatttgatgtttcagagttccaacaaagagaagacaccggaagttcacatgtggaTCTCACGTACTCTACAGACATtcctacaaatatcgccaatatgatgaatgttcgaactagaattcgtgatagacatatgcatcaacaactaaaagatgatttggttgaacatgtatggcgtaaatttggacatgatgaagacaacaactga
- the LOC106385626 gene encoding protein tesmin/TSO1-like CXC 4: MDTPDKNRISAVSFCNFEDSPVFQYINGLSPIEPVKADHAFHSLALASPSSLFSSPQIDCVKRHHSRDLSSPVLSLGREDVLVELKCGGPDEEMANVSETKAFKEQVKLAIEMASSLSTQMGSSDEVVVPMDAENEVMKQSGELCTQLLNELDADSDMVIQTEEMEAENGSGEQEIPNAKDSRICSFTSVPQQFSNHSGNVVQPCSSVHVAAGALDTTLSSSSNVAAFDSTAKAEDDDQEANLQLSSKQRSVRRRCLTFDLGGSYKRVSLRDSTNDFPFDFTSINEAPSPQKCIDSSKQETDEILPVPGTIGLHFNALVNPSRNKFTSKDGCVLSHAEEEFTTPVSTIKDLVSCDNQITEEAPERSMEGEWVEELGSCKRCRCKRSRCLKLYCDCFAAGLYCVEPCSCQNCFNRPIHEDIVIKSRRRVEARNPLAFAPKVVLTSASAAYFGEESNKTPASARHMRGCNCKKSGCSKKYCECYLVGVGCSASCRCIGCKNILCQTNEQFHLPCAVESDAVTINEEAKDHCDYI; this comes from the exons ATGGACACACCGGATAAGAACCGCATCTCCGCCGTTTCGTTCTGCAACTTCGAG gaTTCTCCAGTTTTTCAGTATATTAACGGACTTTCCCCAATAGAGCCAGTGAAGGCTGATCATGCCTTCCACTCGTTGGCGCTTGCATCTCCTTCATCTCTGTTCAGCTCGCCGCAGATAGATTGCGTCAAAAG GCATCATTCTCGTGATCTGTCTAGTCCAGTACTCTCCCTTGGTAGAGAAGATGTTCTGGTTGAGCTCAAGTGTGGTGGACCTGATGAGGAGATGGCGAATGTTTCTGAAACCAAGGCGTTTAAGGAGCAGGTTAAGCTAGCAATTGAGATGGCGAGTTCTTTGAGTACTCAAATGGGTTCTTCTGATGAAGTAGTAGTACCAATGGATGCTGAAAATGAAGTGATGAAACAATCTGGTGAGTTGTGTACACAGCTGCTTAATGAGCTTGATGCTGATTCGGATATGGTAATTCAAACCGAAGAAATGGAAGCTGAGAATGGGTCTGGCGAGCAGGAGATACCAAATGCAAAGGATTCAAGAATTTGCTCTTTTACTTCGGTGCCTCAGCAGTTTTCTAATCACTCAGGGAATGTAGTACAGCCTTGCAGTAGTGTGCACGTTGCAGCTGGAGCTCTAGACACCACTCTTAGCAGTTCATCGAACGTTGCAGCTTTTGATTCTACAGCCAAAGCTGAAGATGATGATCAAGAAGCAAACCTACAGCTCAGTAGCAAG CAACGGAGTGTACGCAGGCGCTGCTTGACTTTTGATTTGGGAGGATCTTACAAAAGGGTATCTTTGCGTGATTCCACAAACGACTTTCCCTTTGATTTTACATCCATCAACGAAGCTCCTAGTCCTCAAAAGTGTATAGACTCCAGCAAACAAGAGACCGATGAGATTCTACCCGTACCAGGAACTATTGGCCTGCACTTTAATGCTCTCGTGAACCCCTCCCGAAATAAATTTACTTCCAAAGATGGCTGTGTTTTATCTCATGCTGAAGAAGAATTCACAACTCCTGTTTCCACAATAAAGGATTTGGTGTCCTGTGATAACCAAATCACGGAGGAGGCTCCCGAGAGATCTATGGAAGGAGAATGGGTTGAGGAACTTGGTAGTTGTAAGCGCTGTAGATGTAAAAGATCCAGATGCTTGAAGCT GTACTGTGATTGTTTCGCTGCTGGTCTATACTGTGTCGAGCCTTGTTCGTGTCAAAATTGTTTCAATAGACCAATCCATGAAGATATAGTTATAAAAAGTCGTCGACGTGTTGAAGCTCGCAACCCATTAGCTTTTGCTCCGAAAGTTGTCCTGACTTCTGCCTCTGCTGCATATTTTGGG GAGGAGAGCAACAAGACTCCTGCTTCAGCAAGACACATGAGAGGATGCAACTGCAAGAAATCAGGATGTTCAAAGAAGTATTGTGAATGCTACTTG GTGGGCGTTGGATGCTCGGCGAGTTGCAGGTGCATAGGTTGCAAAAATATTCTCTGTCAAACAAATG AGCAATTCCACTTACCTTGCGCGGTAGAGTCTGATGCGGTTACAATCAACGAAGAAGCTAAAGATCATTGTGATTATATCTAA
- the LOC106388814 gene encoding 40S ribosomal protein S3a-2 produces the protein MAVGKNKRISKGRKGGKKKIVDPFSKKDWYDIKAPSNFTHRNVGKTLVSRTQGTKIASEGLKHRVFEVSLADLQGDEDNAYRKIRLRAEDVQGRNVLTQFWGMDFTTDKLRSLVKKWQTLIESHVDVKTTDNFTLRLFCIAFTKRRANQVKRTCYAQSSQIRQIRSKMREIMIKEASSSDLKELVAKFIPESIGKEIDKATQGIYPLQNVFIRKVKILKAPKFDLGKLMEVHGDYTAEDVGVKVDRPADETVVEEPTEIIGA, from the exons ATGGCCGTCGGGAAGAACAAGCGAATCTCCAAAGGAAGAAAGGGAggcaagaagaagat TGTTGATCCTTTCTCCAAGAAGGATTGGTATGACATCAAGGCTCCCTCCAACTTCACTCACAGAAATGTTGGAAAGACACTTGTTTCTAGAACTCAGGGTACCAAG ATTGCATCAGAGGGTTTGAAACACAGAGTCTTCGAGGTGTCTCTTGCTGATCTCCAAGGTGATGAGGACAACGCTTACAGGAAGATCCGTCTCAGAGCTGAAGATGTCCAGGGCAGGAATGTCTTGACCCAGTTCTGG GGCATGGACTTCACCACTGATAAACTCAGATCCTTGGTGAAAAAGTGGCAGACTTTGATTGAGTCTCACGTTGATGTTAAAACCACTGACAACTTCACTCTGAGGCTTTTCTGCATTGCTTTCACCAAGAGACGTGCTAACCAAGTCAAGAGAACTTGCTATGCTCAATCTAGCCAAATCCGTCAG ATTCGCAGCAAGATGAGGGAGATAATGATCAAGGAAGCTTCGTCTTCTGACCTCAAGGAGCTTGTTGCCAAGTTTATTCCAGAATCTATTGGGAAGGAGATTGACAAGGCAACTCAGGGAATCTACCCTCTTCAGAATGTTTTCATCCGTAAAGTCAAGATCCTCAAGGCTCCCAAATTCGACCTTGGAAAGCTCATGGAG GTTCACGGAGACTACACAGCAGAGGATGTTGGTGTGAAGGTTGACAGGCCAGCTGATGAGACAGTGGTCGAAGAACCTACTGAGATCATTGGAGCTTAA
- the LOC111204060 gene encoding putative defensin-like protein 317 — translation MKSFLVAFLLVLVIFSAEMEVGNAGMIPMPPFPSGKWCGYSIPMKPCDNDVCDKTCIKQNTHGWRDTHGMCTNIPSLKDCYCSHSC, via the exons atgaaGAGCTTTTTGGTAGCGTTTCTTCTCGTGCTCGTCATCTTCTCTGCTG AGATGGAAGTAGGAAACGCAGGGATGATTCCCATGCCGCCTTTTCCCTCAGGAAAATGGTGTGGATATTCAATACCAATGAAACCATGCGACAACGATGTTTGTGATAAAACTTGTATTAAACAAAACACACATGGTTGGCGTGATACTCATGGCATGTGCACTAATATTCCAAGCCTAAAAGATTGTTATTGTTCCCATAGCTGTTAA